The Cryptococcus gattii WM276 chromosome K, complete sequence genome contains the following window.
ACGTACTGGCATATTCAGTGAGTTGAAATAGGTTTGAGTAAACTGTAATAATATGACGTGCTGATCAATAATAGACGGACATTCCAGTCTCCGCGAGGATCGATATCGGAGCTGCTGAGCATGATCAAGCAAGTTCATCGGCTCTTCCCGGACCCATCATCGTTAGGATCTTTTCTCGAGTTTGTCTCTTTCATAATTGGTGCTATAATTGCTGGGCGTGACTGATTGATATGTTGGTCAGTAATCATGACTTCCCCAGGTTTGCCGGTAAGACTGATGATCAGGCTGTACGTTACATATGTCTTGCACTGTCAAAATAATTCTATTAACGATATTACCTAGCTTATTCGCAATGCGATGGTTTATCCCTTCATCAACGATGGTTATCCAATCCTCTATTCAGGGCAAGAACATCATCTCCAAGGCGGGGATGATCCCTATAACAGGGAGGCAATTTGGCTATTTGGATATGACGAGTCTTCTGTATGTGGCTCCCCTTGTTCCATCCTTCATATCCATTCGCTAACAAGAAAACTTTAGGCTACATACAATATGATCAAGTCCCTCAATAATGCCCGCCGTATCGCATCGTCATCCCCATCATTCCCTGTCCTTCTCCGTCCTTTCCAACACGGTAACCACACCATCGTTATCTCCAAAGCTCCCCTCCTCTCCATACTCAACAACCACGGTTCTTCGTCGCCTCCAAGTCATATGACGGGAGCGGCAACAGCTATTCCGATATACATCCCTCCTTCGCAAACAGGCTACAAAGGTCTTGTCCCCGTTGTAAACGTTTTCACCGGACAAATATACTCTACCGATCCTTACGGTGGACTGACTATTACCATCGTACGAGGCGAACCTTTGGTCTTCATTCCTCTTATCCTTTATCACTCCCCCAACCCAATAGAAGTGCCCGATGGTGAGTGGAAGGGGGTACCGATAAATGAAaaggggaaagggaaggacTCAGAGGGAAATGAGGATAGGCcagagatgaggaggaggtggagtCCGGGAGGCCCGAGGAGTCCAAGGATGATGAGCGGATTTGGGTGGTGGAGAGGGTGGGGAAGTGGGAGCGCTAAGGGAGATTTGTAAAAAGGACATTTGTTTTGTTTATATGAGGTTTGAAATGGGCTGGTCCCATGGACGAGAAAAAGAGTGTATCGATATTTCCCAACTCATGCTCATCCGTCTCAGTTGATCAGCTTGTatatttttatttttatttcCATTTATCATTACGACTGCCAGTTTACAATATCATCAGAATAGTCTACATTCACGAGAGATGCATTGTCGTCATGATTTATATTCGGCATTAAATTATATTGACAACAGCACGCGCGCAATCtaaaaaaaagggaaagCAAAAATCGTCTATGATATCGTTATATTTAAATCACGATACTCGTATACTTCGTTAAATAATTGTCTTCGAATCCAATTATGGGGCCAGCCCAATATGAACATCAAGGTTCTCATCCCCTTCTGGTGCAACCATCTCGACTTCGTTGCGCTGTTGTTCGCGCGCCTCATATCCGGGTCGAGTCTCCATCACTGTCTACCCGGTCCCTTCAAGCGTtcctttctcctccttgGCGACTTGCTCTTTAAGAGACATGACTCTCCCAAACCTCTCATTCCATTATTCCACCCTCTCTACCGCCTCTGattcctcttcatcttcttcctcatgCGCTACTTGAAGGCCGCCGTCAAACTCAAATTCAAAGTCGTAGGCTTGGGCAATCTGGGGGTCAGTCTCGAGTAAATGAGAGTACGGGACTCCGCGCCGGGCGGCTTTTCGCATCTTAATTCTATGAGAAAAAGTACTGATTAATATGTGCATGTCGTGGACGGAGAAGATtgaaaggaaaagaggaaaaaaCTCACCTCTCGAGCTCGGCAAccctctctttcttccatctctccaTTTCCACACGGATCTTCTCAAGCTCTTCCTTTTGCGACTCAGCGAGTTCGAACGCTTTAGTTTCTTCGATGGTTGGATGTTCACAACCTGCCAAACGGATGACTTCGGGCGCTTCCATGTGGTCTGATGGTTCATATAGGGAGGGGAAT
Protein-coding sequences here:
- a CDS encoding Alpha-amylase A precursor, putative (Similar to TIGR gene model, INSD accession AAW46356.1) → MFIPFSISLSLLPLLLTSLSSSALSQSELRHRSVYQLITDRFARPDQQIVPCDVAKKEYCGGGWKGVEERLDYIRGMGFDTIWISPIVANVQLDPGARAFHGDPYHGYWASNIYELNHHFGTAQDLLDLSQALHDRGMYLMVDVVANHVGAQDHVSFVPSSDYGPFSSPSDFHEYCLPDWDVQEEVEQCWLGSQTPDLNTESPHVISTLNTWIHHLVSTFQIDALRIDTVKHIRKEFWKGFMESAGVACLGEVLNGDPTYLARYQREVMGSIFDFATYWHIQRTFQSPRGSISELLSMIKQVHRLFPDPSSLGSFLDNHDFPRFAGKTDDQALIRNAMVYPFINDGYPILYSGQEHHLQGGDDPYNREAIWLFGYDESSATYNMIKSLNNARRIASSSPSFPVLLRPFQHGNHTIVISKAPLLSILNNHGSSSPPSHMTGAATAIPIYIPPSQTGYKGLVPVVNVFTGQIYSTDPYGGLTITIVRGEPLVFIPLILYHSPNPIEVPDGEWKGVPINEKGKGKDSEGNEDRPEMRRRWSPGGPRSPRMMSGFGWWRGWGSGSAKGDL